Proteins co-encoded in one Oreochromis aureus strain Israel breed Guangdong linkage group 3, ZZ_aureus, whole genome shotgun sequence genomic window:
- the rps4x gene encoding 40S ribosomal protein S4, X isoform, which produces MARGPKKHLKRVAAPKHWMLDKLTGVFAPRPSTGPHKLRECLPLIIFLRNRLKYALTGDEVKKICMQRFIKIDGKVRTDVTYPAGFMDVISIEKTGEHFRLIYDVKGRFTVHRITAEEAKYKLCKVKKIIIGTKGIPHLVTHDARTIRYPDPLIKVNDTVRIDLESSKITDFIKFDTGNLCMVTGGANLGRIGVITNRERHPGSFDVVHVKDSTGNSFATRLSNIFVIGKGNKPWVSLPRGKGIRLTIAEERDKRLAAKQSSS; this is translated from the exons ATG GCCAGAGGACCGAAGAAGCACCTGAAGCGCGTTGCAGCGCCGAAGCATTGGATGCTGGACAAGCTCACCGGAGTGTTC GCTCCTCGTCCTTCCACCGGTCCCCACAAGCTGAGGGAGTGCCTGCCCCTCATCATCTTCCTGAGGAACCGCCTCAAGTACGCCCTGACTGGGGACGAGGTGAAGAAGATCTGCATGCAGAGGTTCATCAAGATCGACGGCAAGGTCCGCACTGATGTCACCTACCCTGCTGGATTCATGG ATGTGATCAGCATCGAGAAGACTGGTGAGCACTTCCGTCTGATCTACGACGTGAAGGGACGCTTCACCGTCCACCGCATCACCGCCGAGGAGGCCAAG TACAAGCTGTGCAAGGTGAAGAAGATCATCATCGGCACCAAGGGTATCCCTCACCTGGTGACCCACGACGCCCGCACCATCCGTTACCCTGACCCACTCATCAAGGTCAACGACACAGTCCGCATCGACCTGGAGAGCAGCAAGATCACAGACTTCATCAAGTTTGATACTG gTAACCTGTGCATGGTGACCGGTGGTGCTAACTTGGGGCGTATCGGTGTGATCACCAACAGGGAGCGTCACCCTGGCTCCTTCGACGTGGTGCACGTCAAGGACAGCACAGGCAACAGCTTTGCTACCAGGCTCTCCAACATCTTTGTCATTGGCAAG GGCAACAAGCCGTGGGTGTCCCTGCCCAGAGGAAAGGGAATCCGTCTGACCATCGCCGAGGAGAGAGACAAGAGGCTGGCCGCCAAACAGAGCAGCAGCTAA
- the cited1 gene encoding cbp/p300-interacting transactivator 1, producing the protein MTSLLFPGHAHAAMKDLSSSSSSSSTSPLNSLLHYPSSKNSVAPFSPSAGPASSRGSALSSTPLSKPQPFCLQTGPHLIASMQLQKLNSHYQNLASASGGHSGPGGPQRGFGAPQLGAGNQLLAPSGGLGGGGMGVGIGMANQSSGAGGIIDFDPVDEEVLMSLVVELGLDRANELPELWLGQNEFDFMSDVPAGC; encoded by the coding sequence ATGACCTCACTGCTTTTCCCTGGCCACGCCCACGCTGCGATGAAggacctctcctcctcctcctcctcctcttccacctcTCCTCTCAACTCCCTCCTCCACTACCCGTCCTCCAAAAACTCTGTGGCGCCCTTTTCCCCATCCGCCGGCCCCGCGTCCTCTCGTGGATCGGCCCTGTCCTCGACACCTCTCTCCAAGCCGCAGCCCTTCTGTCTGCAAACGGGGCCACACCTCATCGCCAGCATGCAGCTGCAGAAGCTCAACTCACACTACCAGAACCTCGCCAGCGCCTCTGGCGGACACTCTGGGCCTGGAGGGCCTCAAAGAGGCTTTGGAGCCCCGCAGCTGGGAGCGGGTAATCAGCTGTTGGCGCCGTCTGGAGGCCTCGGAGGCGGCGGGATGGGTGTCGGGATTGGCATGGCCAACCAAAGTTCCGGCGCTGGTGGGATTATCGACTTTGACCCTGTGGACGAGGAGGTCCTCATGTCTCTGGTGGTGGAGCTAGGTTTGGACCGGGCCAACGAGCTTCCCGAGCTCTGGCTGGGACAGAACGAGTTCGATTTCATGTCGGACGTGCCAGCTGGATGCTGA